In the genome of Streptomyces fagopyri, the window CCCCGGGAACCGTGCCACAGCGACGGCACTCGACGCGGGACGCCGGCAGCGCGCCGCATCGTCTACGCCACGCTGCCGAAGTCACGTTCCCGGGGCGGCACTTCGAGATCAGCCCTTCGAGGGCGAGCCGTCCTGCGACTCGTTCCCGTCGGCGCCCTTGTCCGGCGTCCGCAGGTACCCGGGCAGCTCCAGCAGTGCCTCCGGCTTCCCGGAACGGCCGTCGGAGTTGTTGCCGTTCAGGTTCTGGCGGACCGAGTCCAGGATCGTCAGACCCTGGGCGACCAGGCCCGCGGCGATCTCACCGAGGCCGTCCGCGCCGTTCAGGACGTTGACGTTGGCGCCCGCGAGACCGCCCGCGGCCTCCTTCACGATCAGCGGGAGCTGGTCGATCAGCATCCGGTCCAGCGCCACCCGGTCGTGCGAAGCCGCCGCCTCGGCCTGGATCTTCATGCGCTCCGCGTCGGCGATGGCGAGCACCTTGATCCGCTCGGCCTCCGCCTCGGCGGGCTTCACGATCTCGGCCACCAGCTGCTGCTGACGCAACTGGGCCGCCTTCTGGGCCAGTTCGGTCTGCGCCGCGAGCACCTCCTGCTGTGCGTGGGCCTGCGCCAGCGGTCCGGCCTGGGCCGCCTGGGCCTGCGCGCGGTCCACCTCGGCCGAGTACTCCGCCTTCACTATCGCGGTCTGGCGGGCGTACTCGGCCTGGTTGCGCGCGGCCACCTGCTCGGCCTCGACCGAGGCCTGGGTGGCCTGGGCCTGCGCGATCTGGGCCTGCCGCTGGATGGCTGCCTTGTGCGGCGCGGACATGGCCTCGATGTAACCGGTGTCGCCGTCGTCGATCGACTGGATCTGCAGCGAGTCCACGATCAGACCGATCTTGGCCATCTCGATCTTCGACGTGTCCAGGACCTCCGCGGCGAGCTTCTGCCGCTCGGTGACGATCTCCTCGACCGTCATCGAGCCGATGATGGCGCGCAGATGGCCGGCGAAGATCCGGCCGGTCAGCACCGACATCTGGTCCTGGTCGGACAGGAACCGCTGGCCCGCGTTGATGATGCTCTCGTGGTCGTTGCCGACCTTGAACGCGATCACCGCGCGGACGTGCAGCGCGATTCCCTGCTTGGTCACACAGGTCTCGGTGACCTCCGCCTCACACATCGAGAGGGTGAGGAAACGGGTCTTGCGGAACACCGGGAGCACGAACTTGCCGTGCCCCGTCACCACGCGGAACGGCGCGCCCCCCAGTCCCCGCCTGCCGCCCGAGATCAGCATCGCCTCGTCGGGTGCGGGAACGCGGTAACCGAACATCGCTCTACTCCTTAACCGGCGTCGGCGGGATCGCCGCCCAACGCGTCCAACGGATCGGCCCACTCGATGACGTCGACCTCACGGCATCCACGGGATTCGATCACAAGCACGGTCGCCCCTCTCGGGAGGGGCTCCCGTGACCAGGCGAGGAAGGTCTCGGATCCGCCTCTCACCCGCACCAGGATCTCGCCGGGACCGGCGGCTCCCCGCGTGCCGACGAGGAGCTCCCCGGTACAGCCGATCACGGCCTCGTCCTGCACCACTACCGGCCGCCCCCAATCATTCTGGTTCTGCTTCCGACCTTAGACCTCCCCGCGTCGGACGCCTACGCTCCGGCCGGCCTCCCGTGTCGTGGCCGGGGTGCGCTCAGCTCTTGGTGAACCGGTAGGTCTTGCTGTCGGTGAGCACACAGAAGCCGGGCGACACGACGATCACGCGCAACGTACCGGTGCGCCGGTCGTAGTCGATGCCCTCGGCCTCGAAGCTGCCCGAACAGGAGCTGCGCAGCGGAAGCTGACGCAGGGCCGTGACGTGACCGTTCACGTCGGCGGAGCCGGGCTCCGC includes:
- a CDS encoding SPFH domain-containing protein encodes the protein MFGYRVPAPDEAMLISGGRRGLGGAPFRVVTGHGKFVLPVFRKTRFLTLSMCEAEVTETCVTKQGIALHVRAVIAFKVGNDHESIINAGQRFLSDQDQMSVLTGRIFAGHLRAIIGSMTVEEIVTERQKLAAEVLDTSKIEMAKIGLIVDSLQIQSIDDGDTGYIEAMSAPHKAAIQRQAQIAQAQATQASVEAEQVAARNQAEYARQTAIVKAEYSAEVDRAQAQAAQAGPLAQAHAQQEVLAAQTELAQKAAQLRQQQLVAEIVKPAEAEAERIKVLAIADAERMKIQAEAAASHDRVALDRMLIDQLPLIVKEAAGGLAGANVNVLNGADGLGEIAAGLVAQGLTILDSVRQNLNGNNSDGRSGKPEALLELPGYLRTPDKGADGNESQDGSPSKG